DNA from Solanum stenotomum isolate F172 chromosome 3, ASM1918654v1, whole genome shotgun sequence:
GGTTCAAAAAAAGTTGTCTTTTTGAAAAGCATTTTAAAAGGAAATGGGGTCTAACCAAGAAAGCTACTAcagtattaataaataatgaaaggAAAGATAAACATTAGatataattgaatataaaaGGGGTTGCTCTTACACTCACCCTCATTCATCTTGCCATCTATTTGCCAGTTcagatacatatttttttattattgtatttcatcAATGCTGCCAAGATCACCTCTGGAGGCATCTGTTACTTCCAAACATTTAATATCTAGGATTCTTTCCCTATGCCAATActcatttcaaaaataatttatcctCTTAAAAATTATACTACTTCTTTCTTATCCTTTTTGATAGGCTCTTTGAGTTAGTCAATCAAGATTCATCAGCTAAATGATGCAAGATTCAATTCCTGCTTGTTTTTCAGCAGGGGAAAAGTTATCAGATGATCATGCTGCAGTAACTAGGTCAGGGCAAAGCATTTTTATGTCCGTTTATCGGACGAAAATTGCTGATCAGTGCAGGTTAATCACAGTTACTTGGTGCAAGAATCTGTTGTTACATGGTTTATCAGTGTCAGTAGATGGGTCAAGTGGAGATGGACAGTATACTTGCAAGGTGGAGCTAAAGCCTTGGTACTTCTGGAGGAAACAAGGTTCAAAGCATTTTCTTGTGGACAGTAAGCCAGTTGACATATTCTGGGATCTTAAGGCTGCTAAATTTAATGGTGAGACAGAGCCAAGCTCAGAGTATTATGTAGCTGTGGTTTGTGATGAGGAAGTTATTCTACTTCTTGGTGATTTGAAGAAAGATGCTTATAGAAAGACAGGCTGCAGGCCAGCACTGATTGAACCAATTCTTGTATCAAGAAAAGAACATGTTTTTGGTAAGAAGAAGTTTTCAACAAGAGTTAAGTTCCATGACAAGGGTAGAATTCATGAGATCTCAATTGAGTGCAAGAACAGGATTAACAGTAGCGGAATTTCTATCGATGGGGTTGATCCAGAAATGGAGATAAGGATAGATGGGAAATTGTTCATTCATGTGAAGCATTTGCAGTGGAAATTCAGAGGGAATGAATCGATTCATCTCAACAAAGTGAGGATTGAAGTGTACTGGGATGTTCATGACTGGATTTTCAATCCTGGTTTAAGGCATGCTTTGTTCATTTTCAAGCCAGTTCTGTTATCCACATCTCCTTCATCAGTATCCGAATTATCATCACCGCCATTCTCTTCATCGACATCAACTCCTTTATCATCCCAAACAGGAAGTTCTGGTTCAATAGAGGGGTTAAATTCAAACAACTCTTCAGATTTTTGCCTGTTTCTTTATGCTTGGAAAGTAGAATGAGAAAAGTTACATGGAGTGAATATTGGTTTATTGTATCTATCATCTCGAAGCTAAAGAAAACATAATGGTTGAAAGAGAAAAAACTGAGACTCATGTCATGGCCTAATTAGGAAGAAGATTGGGTTGACAGGTGAGAGAAGGAAAAGAGCAAGGCACATGGGAACAATTGGGGCCCAAAATTAGCATATTGTGGCTGCAAGGTAGTTACAGCTGTTATTGAAAAAGAAATGGGCATAATTGGACAAAGACAGATTGGATAACATAATATGATCAATTATTTTCCCAATCTAGAGGCATCTCCATGTTTGTTTTCCCCCACAGTTTTTGATAAGTGAGCAATTATTTTTGTGATACTTTTGTCTTCTAAattctctctatatatacagaaaaatattgaatacaTTTTACTTCACTGTATTTCTGCATTTGGTGTAACTAACTGAAGTAAAATGAACTATGTAAGGAAAAATGACAAAGCTTTTGCAAACTTTCAACTACTAAATTGTCAAGTCCATAGAAAAATCCATAATACATACAGAAAACAACCAACATCTTTAACTATAGAATATTACAAAGAGTTTTCTCTTCCTTTACAAAATTTATTGTGCAATGATTTGATGATCagtaatttatcatattttctaaaagGGATGTGGGCAGAGGTGGAGTTCAAAATGAGGAACCTCTGATGATAAGACAAAACAAATGATAAAAGTATGGGAGATTCAATACACTGGAGTTCTACCAGAAATTTATTGGCTCAGGCcaataaaacaaatgaaaagatGTGCTGGAGACTTTAAATCATAGCTTTTCTACGGTCTGGCCATAGTCCTACTTAAGGTTGGTTAGCCTATTGATAAGTTTGATTGATAATAGTATTATTTGTGGCTGGATAGACCTTTTGACATAACTgctaaaaagaatgaaataaatgaaGGTATACAATCTGAACATAGATGTTGAGTTGGAAGTTGGAAGTAAGGGAACTGGCTGTTATTCAAGGAAGAAAATATACTTGATCATCAAGCATTTTCATGGGAAGAAATCAGGTTacataaatatctattttttgatGGGAGACAAATTACAATAACTGAAAAAATTCCATGTTCAAAATGGATAATGACTTGACTACTTCATAAATTAGAGTAAAAATATGCTCTTTTAACCAGCAATAACTATCAATTTTCCACAGAGATAATGTTATGTGAAATATAAAGCTAGACAAATGCCTAGGATGTTTATTCATTCCTCTGGTTGTTTTGGGATATTTGACTACTTTACTGGTGTAAGTATCATTTATGCAGCAGTGAACTGAGCATAAGTAAGGCAGATCGTTTTATGAAGTAATCACACTAGTTATGCAGGAATTATTATGGGATGCATAACTATGTGCTGAAAGATAATATAAAGATTGATACAAGAAAAATCTAGATTTAACTTCACTAGCTAGTATACTTGTAATTCGAAAAACAGAAGATAGTCTACATATACAAGTTTTAGGTgttcttattcttatttcatatttatCCCGTATAAAATCACACGTAGATTAACTCTACCATAAGGATTACAAGGTCTACAGAGATTAACATAGGAAAAAAACCAACCAAATACATccagaagtaaaaaaaaaacattgtagCATGTGGAAACAGCCTGGGCCAGACACAAAAGAAATCAATTTAATAAGACCAACAACCAAAAAAGCTCTCCAAACATTTTGAAAATTCCCTATTAatgttgtaaaaaaataatcactTTCTATTGCTTGACAGTTCTCAGACTAAATTTGAGCATTGCATGATCGAAATTACTCATATTTTAGCAGATTTAATAACTCACTTCCCAAAACCAAACCACTTTGCTAAGAAGAAGGTCTTGTTCTTGCCACGTGAAGCATCGGCTGGTTTTGCTGGTGATGCTGGAGAAGCATGTATAGGTGATATTGTAGGTTTACCTAGAAGAAAACAAATATGATTAGGCCGATTGATCCTTGAAATGTTGACAATGTATTATTCTTTGCACTAGCTTCTATCAGGTGTTccaaaagaggaaaggatcaatgaaaaaatatactaattttttatcttttatgttTTGGTTTTCTTTCTACTGCAGGGAGATCAGTAGCTAAAATGGTCTCATATCCTATCAGTACAACTTATAAGCACATGGATAAGTCTCCATATCAATGCATCGGAAATAACTTATTTGATTTTGTGGGAGCAATAATGTGTTAACTTATCGGGTATTATTGATTAATATTGGTAAGAAACTAGGCagatgtcttttatttttttgcagaGAATATACACATATCATAGAAACTTTCCAGGTTATGTTAAGACAAACTAATTCTACAGGAACATGATGAGAAGCTTATGGACCAAGGcaagaagatgatgatgatcttTGTGCATGACTATTAATTCAACTAAAATTAACATGAAGGGCATAGATGGATAAATGAAATGAAGTACCTGTGTTTGGTGACGCTCTATTTATCTTCCCATTCTTCACATCTTTAGATATCTTATCTGAACTTGGTGTATTTTCTTGAGGGATGGAATTCCTCTCCAAGACTTGATGTGCTCTAAATTTATGGCTACCTGCAATCATCAATGGTAATTCAATTGTAGGGTATGCAACACAAAAGTGAGTGTTAGAAAAAATCATGTCTAGTGAAAATAAAGCTAAAATGTTCAACAGTATTTTGATTCCAAGTAGGTAAAAGAATCACCAAGATTTGTCAGTGAACTTACTCTTAATAGGTGAATTTCCATAATTCTGCCTCATAACTTCAACAAAACTATCATCCTTTGGATCTTGCATCACTACAAGGAAAATCATAAACTTCTATCGCAAAAAATATTGTGAATATGTGATGATAATATTACAATAGCTGCTACAAATAACTTACATTGGTCAAAAAAAGCATTTCTGTAATTAGGGGAGGAGCCAACTGAAAGCAGCTGAACTGCTTCTACATCTCTTGTCATCGACACCTTAGAAGATGCACTCAAGTTTTGTGTGTCTAAAAGTATGCCTGCGAGCTGAGAAGTAGAGCGTCAGAAATCAAAAAGGGCTTCTCATCTGCTTATATTGTTAATTTGATGAATGGAGCTTATTTAGTACCAGAAGCTTTTTCAAGATAGGCGTCTGAAGTAGTTCATAAGCCTCCTCACAGTAGTTGTCCGTAAGAACAGTACACCCTGATACTGCCTACATGTATGACAAATGTTAGGAGAAAATGTTAGAAAGCTTCACCATATTATTGCTAGGCTATTTCTTTCCctgatttaacttatatattttgtttcggAGAGCACGCTATAAGTACCTCTCCATTAGTTTTGAGTATGTCTTCTCCAACTACAAGGATGCTTAGCTGCTTAGCCAacagtagtgtctccaaatcaaCCTGTTCAAaaccaaaagaagaagaaaaatcagcATTAGCTCATCAAAGGAAACAATCCCAAATGGCTCACTAGTGGTATAACTTGCAAGATCTGTTCTGACATTCTAGGGAAGATTAAATATCCTATGCATTACTAAATGATGCACAATTAGATCTTTGATTGCAGTCTATAAAAGGAGGAACATACTAATCTATAAATCAATATAcaaacatgatatatatatatatatatatatatataacttgcTAAAGCATGTCGAATTGAGTCTCCTAAAGGTACATGGAAAATCTGA
Protein-coding regions in this window:
- the LOC125860318 gene encoding uncharacterized protein LOC125860318, producing the protein MMQDSIPACFSAGEKLSDDHAAVTRSGQSIFMSVYRTKIADQCRLITVTWCKNLLLHGLSVSVDGSSGDGQYTCKVELKPWYFWRKQGSKHFLVDSKPVDIFWDLKAAKFNGETEPSSEYYVAVVCDEEVILLLGDLKKDAYRKTGCRPALIEPILVSRKEHVFGKKKFSTRVKFHDKGRIHEISIECKNRINSSGISIDGVDPEMEIRIDGKLFIHVKHLQWKFRGNESIHLNKVRIEVYWDVHDWIFNPGLRHALFIFKPVLLSTSPSSVSELSSPPFSSSTSTPLSSQTGSSGSIEGLNSNNSSDFCLFLYAWKVE